From the Opitutus sp. ER46 genome, one window contains:
- a CDS encoding VOC family protein produces the protein MKFEHFALNVPDARAHARWYVQHLGFSVARSRPDAPFTHFLADASGRVIVELYSNPKATIPDYAAQHPLVFHFAVVSRDARADAARLQQAGATLFLEEPQPDGSMLIMMRDPWNVALQLCQRTNPMP, from the coding sequence ATGAAATTCGAACACTTCGCCCTCAACGTGCCCGACGCCCGGGCCCACGCCCGCTGGTACGTGCAGCATCTGGGGTTCTCCGTCGCGCGCTCCCGCCCCGACGCCCCGTTCACCCACTTCCTGGCCGACGCGTCCGGCCGTGTCATCGTGGAACTCTACTCCAACCCCAAGGCGACCATCCCCGACTACGCCGCGCAGCATCCGCTCGTTTTCCATTTTGCCGTGGTCTCGCGTGACGCCCGCGCCGATGCCGCCCGGCTCCAGCAGGCCGGCGCCACCCTCTTCCTCGAGGAACCGCAGCCCGACGGCTCCATGCTGATCATGATGCGTGACCCGTGGAACGTGGCGCTGCAGCTCTGCCAGCGCACGAACCCGATGCCCTGA
- a CDS encoding LacI family DNA-binding transcriptional regulator, protein MPARPTQPVLIRSTAEFARYVGLSRSTVSRALNGHGDLRPKSMERIQAAIQATGFTPNAHALHLRGRRSAMVGVCMENFLTPTAVAKVSALQQGLRDAGLVALIEVLEPGASQKTLEHFRSLRVEAVVFIGHFETAELAARITELDRHGTPHLVIDSVGVRRANTVSLDRTQAMADVVTRLHALGHRRFGLLGLSGNFQTVADRLTGIHRAVTELGLDPAASLLAYDHLHARRDHFEYGAVLAQEFLQHAPRPTAFIAVNDETAVGALLHFQAAGLSVPRDFSMVGFNNQNICLMTRPALSSVDQQIAETARIAVEILTRQIARPFTTRPLHRLVRPKFVDRGSIGPAGA, encoded by the coding sequence GTGCCCGCGCGTCCAACCCAGCCCGTCCTCATTCGTTCCACCGCGGAATTCGCCCGCTACGTGGGTCTCTCCCGCAGCACCGTCTCACGGGCGCTGAACGGCCACGGCGACCTGCGGCCGAAGTCGATGGAGCGTATCCAGGCTGCCATTCAGGCCACCGGCTTCACCCCCAACGCGCACGCCCTGCACCTGCGCGGCCGCCGCTCCGCCATGGTTGGGGTTTGCATGGAAAACTTCCTCACGCCGACCGCCGTCGCCAAGGTCTCGGCCCTGCAGCAGGGCCTGCGCGATGCCGGCCTCGTGGCGCTGATCGAGGTGCTCGAACCCGGGGCGAGCCAGAAGACGCTCGAACACTTTCGCTCCCTCCGCGTCGAAGCCGTCGTCTTCATCGGTCACTTCGAGACCGCCGAACTCGCCGCCCGCATCACCGAGCTCGACCGCCACGGCACGCCCCACCTGGTCATCGATTCGGTGGGTGTCCGTCGTGCCAACACCGTCTCGCTCGACCGCACCCAGGCCATGGCCGATGTCGTCACCCGCCTCCATGCGCTTGGTCACCGCCGATTCGGCCTGCTGGGCCTGTCGGGCAATTTCCAGACCGTCGCCGACCGGCTCACCGGTATTCACCGGGCGGTGACGGAACTCGGTCTCGACCCCGCCGCCAGCCTGCTGGCCTACGATCACCTGCACGCGCGGCGGGACCATTTCGAATACGGTGCCGTCCTGGCGCAGGAGTTTCTCCAGCACGCCCCCCGCCCGACCGCGTTCATCGCCGTCAACGACGAGACGGCCGTCGGCGCGCTGCTCCACTTCCAGGCCGCCGGGCTCAGCGTCCCGCGCGACTTCTCCATGGTGGGTTTCAACAACCAGAACATCTGCCTCATGACCCGCCCCGCGCTCAGCAGCGTGGACCAGCAGATTGCCGAGACCGCCCGGATCGCCGTCGAGATTCTCACCCGGCAGATTGCCCGGCCCTTCACCACCCGCCCCCTGCACCGGCTCGTCCGGCCCAAGTTCGTCGACCGCGGCAGCATCGGCCCTGCCGGCGCCTGA